One Pogoniulus pusillus isolate bPogPus1 chromosome 32, bPogPus1.pri, whole genome shotgun sequence genomic window carries:
- the TMEM42 gene encoding transmembrane protein 42, with protein sequence MLAAGGAAAAAASGLLGAAAAAAAKLALGGAAADGWVPVLLRAGGVALVLACNAVMWTVFAKALRLSSSSAAASVTATASNFISSAVLGRCLFGETWTPLWWVGLALTLCGLLLLQTAAPRPARPPGKEE encoded by the exons ATGCTGGCGGccggcggggcggcggcggcggcggcctcGGGGCTGCtgggcgcggcggcggcggccgcggcGAAGCTGGCGCTGGGCGGAGCGGCGGCCGATGGCTGG gttcCCGTGCTGCTCCGTGCCGGTGGCGTCGCCTTGGTGCTGGCCTGCAACGCAGTGATGTGGACGGTCTTTGCCAAGGCCCTgcggctctcctcctcctcagctgctgcctctgtgacagccacagcctccaacTTCATCTCCTCC GCTGTCCTGGGCAGGTGTCTGTTCGGGGAGACATGGACGCCGCTGTGGTGGGTCGGCCTCGCCCTGACGCTCTgcgggctcctgctgctgcagacagccgCCCCGAGGCCGGCGCGGCCGCCCGGCAAGGAGGAGTGA